The stretch of DNA CGTCGACCCCATGGTCGCCCTCCGCGCCGACTGACGCACGAAACGGCGGGTGAACGGTAGATGTTCATCCGCCGACGTCTGCGTGTCTCGGAAGATGGAACGCACCACCCGGCCCGACGCGCATCTGCCGATCTATCGGGCGCCGAGTCACCGCCGGGCGTATGAAACGCCCGGCTGCGAACTGCGATGGTCCTGCGGACCGGCACCGGCGTGCTCCATCGACGACGGGTGGCCGAAGCATCGCACCCTGGATGCATCAGCGACACCGTGGAAGCTGGAGCATCTGTCAAACCTCGTCCGCAGGACGACCGCAGTCCAAAGCCGGGGGTTTCATACCCCCGGCAGACTCCCGGCCGAGCCGATGCTTCGGTCGCGAGGTGACGCCGGGACGCCCATCTACCGCCTACCCGCCGTTCTGTAGATGCGCATCCGGTGACCGTGCCGCCGAACCGCGCTCGTCCGAACCCGAGAAGACCCGACCCCCCTCCGGCGCACCCGAGTTTCGCGGGATGCGCCGGAGCCGTACTATCACTGCGGCCGCGCATCTACGGAAAGCGCCGCCCTCCGCGCCAGCCCCGGACCACATCCGCATGCCGTCACCCACGCCCGACGCCCCCCGCATCCTCATCGCCGACGACCAGGTCGACGTGCTCGAGGCGTTGCGGCTGCTGCTGAAGAGCGAAGGCTTCCGTATCGAGACCGCCACCTCGCCCGCCGGCATCCTGGCCGCCGCGCGCGAGCAGGACCTCGACGCGGTCCTGATGGACCTCAACTACTCCCGCGACACCACGTCCGGCCGCGAGGGGCTGGACCTGCTGGGCCAGATCCAGGCGCTCGACCCGTCGCTCCCAGTGGTGGTGATGACCGCGTGGGGCAGCGTGGAGAGCGCGGTGGAGGCCATGCGGCGCGGCGCGCGCGACTACGTGGAGAAGCCGTGGGACAACGCGCGCCTGGTCGCCACGCTGCGCTCGCAGGTGGAGCTGGCGCGGGCGCTCCGCCGCAGCGCGCGCCTGGAGCAGGAGAACCGCCGCCTGCGCAGCGACGGCCTGCCGCGCCTGATCGCCGACTCGCGCGCCATGCAGCCCGCGCTGCGCATGATGGAGCGCGTGGGCCCGTCCGACGCGCACGTGCTGATCACGGGCGAGCACGGCACGGGCAAGGACGTGGTCGCGCGCTGGCTGCACGCCTCATCCGCCCGGGCGCAGCGGGCGCTCGTGACGGTGAACGCGGGCGCCATCGCCGACGGCGTGTTCGAGAGCGAGCTGTTCGGCCACGTGAAGGGCGCCTTCACCGACGCGCGGGCCGACCGCGTGGGCGCCTTCGAGCTGGCCGACGGCGGCACGCTGTTCATGGACGAGATCGGGACGATGCCGCAGGACCAGCAGTCCAAGCTCCTGCGCGTGCTGCAGACGGGCGAGTTCCAGCGCGTGGGCTCGTCCAAGACGCGGCGGGTGGACGTGCGCGTGCTCTCCGCCACGAACATGGACATCCCGCAGGCCGTGGCCGAGGGCCGCTTCCGCGAAGACCTGCTCTTCCGCCTGAACACGGTGGAGATCCACCTGCCGCCCCTGCGCGAGCGCCGCGAAGACGTGCCGCTGCTGGCGATGCACTTCCTGGTGCGCGCCGCCGACCAGTACCGCAAGCACATCACCGGCTTCGAGCCCGAAGCCATGCAGGCGCTGCTCCAGTACCCGTGGCCCGGCAACATCCGCGAGCTGGAGCACACCATCGAGCGTGCCGTGCTCCTCGCGCAGGGCACCTCCATCGCCCCGGAAGACCTGGCGCTCCGCGGCCGCGTCCCCGCCGCCGTGGCGATGGACGAGATGTCGCTGGAAGACGCCGAGCAGCTCCTGATCCGCAAGGCGCTCGCCCGCTACGACGGCAACGTGAGCCGCGCCGCCGAGGCCCTGGGCCTCAGCCGCAGCGCCCTGTACCGGCGGCTGGAGCGATACGGGCTGTGAGGGCCCTCACCCGGCTCGCAAAACTCGCCTGCCCTCCCCCGCAAGCAGGGGAGGGCACGGCACTGGTGCGGCCGGGGCCCGGTAGGGGTCGAGCTTTCCTCCTCGCTGCCGACGCGCTGGCGACTCGCGCTGCGCGCTGCGGGAGGGCGGGCCGAGATGCGACTGCGCGGACCATCGAACTTGCTCGACCCACGGGCGCTTCTGATCGCACGGAGCCTCGTCCGCAGGACGACCGCAGTTCGAAGCCGGGGGTTTCATACCCCCGGCTGACTCTCGGCGCGCTTGACAGCCTGAGCCACGCGCGATCTCACACGCAGCCTCCTCGATCTGCCGCTGACGCCGGGATGCGGGTGATGCTCAACCACGCTCCATCCCACCGATCCCGCCCCCCGCGTGGCCGCTGACCCGCGGGCGTCGCCAGTCCGCTCGTCTCCGGACGCACCCGTGCCGATGCCCGCGCGCGCGCGGCGAGCCAAGCGCCGCCTGACCCATCAGGCGCAGATCCTCCGCCTCGCCTTCCTCACCGGCCTGCCCGGCGTCCTGCTGTCCACCGTCCTGCTGTGGACGGGAGATTTTCAGCCGCGCACGCGCTGGACGTTCACGCTGCTCGTGTGCGGTGCCTGGGCGGCGTTCGCGTTCACGCTGCGCGACCGCGTGGTTCGCCCGCTACAGACGCTCTCCAACCTGCTCGGCGCCCTGCGTGAGGGCGACTTCTCCATGCGCGCCCGCGGCGCCCGCAGCGACGACGCGCTGGGCCTCGCGCTCCTGGAAGCCAACGCGCTCGGCGAAACCCTGCGCGAGCAGCGCGTGGGCGCCATGGAAGCCACCGCGTTGCTGCGCAAGGTGATGGAGGAGATCGACGTCGCCGTCTTCGCCTTCGACGGCACCGAGCACCTGCGCCTGGTGAACCGCGCCGGCGAGCGCCTCCTCGCCCAGGCCGAGGGCCGCCTGCTGGGCCTCAGCGCCGCCGAGCTGGGCCTGGACTTCTGCCTCCGCGGCGAGACCCCGCGAACCATCGACCACTCGTTCGCTGGTGGAACGGGACGGTGGGAGGTCCGCCGCGACCCATTCCGCCAGGGCGGCCTGCCGCACGAGCTGCTGGTGCTCTCCGACGTGAGCCGCGTGCTGCGCGAGGAGGAGCGCCAGGCCTGGCAGCGCCTGATCCGCGTGCTCAGCCACGAGATCAACAACTCGCTCGCGCCCATCCAGTCCATCGCCGGCACGCTCCAGGGCCTCGTCGCCCAGCAGCCGCGGCCCGACGACCTGGACGAGGACCTGCGCGGCGGCCTCACCGTCATCGCCGGGCGCGCCCGGGCGCTGGGGCGCTTCATGGCCTCGTACGCCCGCCTTGCGCGGCTGCCCGCCCCCACGCTGGAGCCGCTGGACGTGGGCGAATGGGTCCGCCGCACGGTGGAGCTGGAGCAGCGCCTTCCCGTCCGCATCGTCCCGGGCCCGCCGCTGGAGATCGACGCCGACGGCGACCAGCTGGACCAGCTTCTCATCAACCTGGTCCGCAACGGCGTGGATGCCGCGCTGGAGACGCGCGGCGGCGTGCGTGCCGGCTGGACAGTCCACGACTCGCAGCTGGACGTGTGGGTGGAGGACGACGGCCCCGGCCTGGCGAGCACGGCCAACCTCTTCGTCCCGTTCTTCACCACCAAGCCCAGCGGCACCGGCATCGGCCTGGCCCTCAGCCGCCAGATCGCCGAGGCCCACGGCGGCACCCTCACCCTCGAGAACCGCCCCGACGCCCAAGGCTGCGTCGCCCGCCTGGTGCTACCGCTCGGGTGATCACTTCGTCCATCTTGTGCGAGAGCCGATAAGGAGCGTATCTTCTCTCTCCCGGAGAGTCGGACTACCCACTCAGCTCACACACGACGATGCCCCGCCGGTCCTCTGATGTCGTTCAGCCGTGACGCGTGGACACGGTCCGAGGCCGGCGCCGAATGTCTCTCATTCCGATGACGAAGCACCGTGGCAGACGTTTCTCGCCGCGACAGGGTGCCTGTTGATCTTTCCCTTGATTCCGCTACTCTTCGAATGGCTGTTCACGGGGAATGTCGCTCTGACGTCCGTAACGCTCGTCGCCGGGAACTACGCGCTCGCTGTGGCATTCGCGACCAAGCAGCCGTTCATCTGGATGCTGGGATCGTTTCTCGGTGTGGTGTTCGCCGGGGTGTTCGGGTTCTGCACCGGGGCTGCGGCGCACCCTTACCTTGACCATGTGGGTTTTATCGCGGCCAGCGGCAGCATCATTGCGG from Longimicrobiaceae bacterium encodes:
- a CDS encoding sigma-54 dependent transcriptional regulator translates to MPSPTPDAPRILIADDQVDVLEALRLLLKSEGFRIETATSPAGILAAAREQDLDAVLMDLNYSRDTTSGREGLDLLGQIQALDPSLPVVVMTAWGSVESAVEAMRRGARDYVEKPWDNARLVATLRSQVELARALRRSARLEQENRRLRSDGLPRLIADSRAMQPALRMMERVGPSDAHVLITGEHGTGKDVVARWLHASSARAQRALVTVNAGAIADGVFESELFGHVKGAFTDARADRVGAFELADGGTLFMDEIGTMPQDQQSKLLRVLQTGEFQRVGSSKTRRVDVRVLSATNMDIPQAVAEGRFREDLLFRLNTVEIHLPPLRERREDVPLLAMHFLVRAADQYRKHITGFEPEAMQALLQYPWPGNIRELEHTIERAVLLAQGTSIAPEDLALRGRVPAAVAMDEMSLEDAEQLLIRKALARYDGNVSRAAEALGLSRSALYRRLERYGL
- a CDS encoding ATP-binding protein, whose product is MPARARRAKRRLTHQAQILRLAFLTGLPGVLLSTVLLWTGDFQPRTRWTFTLLVCGAWAAFAFTLRDRVVRPLQTLSNLLGALREGDFSMRARGARSDDALGLALLEANALGETLREQRVGAMEATALLRKVMEEIDVAVFAFDGTEHLRLVNRAGERLLAQAEGRLLGLSAAELGLDFCLRGETPRTIDHSFAGGTGRWEVRRDPFRQGGLPHELLVLSDVSRVLREEERQAWQRLIRVLSHEINNSLAPIQSIAGTLQGLVAQQPRPDDLDEDLRGGLTVIAGRARALGRFMASYARLARLPAPTLEPLDVGEWVRRTVELEQRLPVRIVPGPPLEIDADGDQLDQLLINLVRNGVDAALETRGGVRAGWTVHDSQLDVWVEDDGPGLASTANLFVPFFTTKPSGTGIGLALSRQIAEAHGGTLTLENRPDAQGCVARLVLPLG